A stretch of DNA from Kwoniella mangroviensis CBS 8507 chromosome 1 map unlocalized Ctg01, whole genome shotgun sequence:
TTGCATTTCATCTGGACAATCATTCGATTTtattttcttctttggaGATTCTTTCGAGTAAATGTACTACCAATTTTTTTAAACATTTTATCTGGATTTTGTCCTTCGGAATTACAATATATTTctatatcataccatatcatatatcccatcatcatctgttTTAAAGGCTTTcaatcattgtcattgtaCATTTCCTATAATTATCGCATAATGCATCATGTCTGTACTCACCATACTTTGCTCCAACAACAAACTACTTCCGTGAAGGAAATAATCATTTATACATAATGAGATGCGATAGTGTGCTGTGATGCATGCAAAAGGTAATATGCTAAACTAGATCCTTACAATTCCCTCGGTACTTCAACTTTCGTaaatccaacaatctcatcaccttccctAATTTCATCAAACTCCTCGAGTTGAATCCCACATTCCATCCCCTTTCTCACTTCTCCGACTTCCTTTTTCAGATGTTTCAACGTCTCAATCTTTCCTTCATATACTACATCCCTATTCGGTCCCCTCAATACTCTTATACCTTCTAATCGATTTATAATTCCGTTATTCACTCTACATCCAGCAATCTTGATAGTCTGTTTACGTTTAATGTTAATTTCAAATATCTGTTGAACAGTAGCTTCTCCTTTAACTGAATATTCAATTTTGGGAGGTAGTAATCCTGCAACTTTTGATCGGACCGTATCGATCAGACGGTATATAACTGATTCGAGATGTAAGGGGACTTGAAGGGATTTAGCACTTGTTTGAATGGAACGTGATGCAGGGACGTTGAATCCTACTATCGTGGCTGCACAATACAAAATCATACCATCATATGAATCATTAGCTCTTAATTCTCTAGTATCCTTTCCATCTGAGTTATGTAGGATGATAGAACTTACCGTCCGAAGCTTCTGCCAAGGTGATATCAGATTCAGACACCTCTCCTACGCCCGTATGAACGACCTTCACACCAGCCTCCTTATTACCTATATGTTCCAATGATCCCACGACAGCCTCAACAGTCCCACTGACATCAGCTTTAATGACCAATCTCAAaaacttcttttcctcttctttgggCTTCACCTGGTCTTGGCCGGTTGGGGCTTCACCTGATTCTAATGCTTCTAAAGCTGcagcttcagcttccaatctcattctctcctctttccttttcagaTTTATCTGTTCAACATCCGCCATCAACCTCTTACGTTCTTCATCACGTTTTCGATTATTGatagctttcttagcttcgTCTTCTCCCTTTATAGCTTCTAGCAATTCATCTCCCGCTGAAGGTAAATCTTTCCATCCTGTTATGGATACTGGTGTACTCGGTAAAGCCTCCTTGATGGGTTTTCCTTTGTCGTCCTGCATCTGACGAACCCTACACCATGTTTGTCCAGCTACGATCGATGATCCCGTCTTTAAGATTCCTCGAGTGACTAAAACAGTAGCGACGTTTCTATAATACCATGTCCATTCTCTTATTATTACAGTGCAGCTTTTTCTGGATATATTTGTGTTGGCACATAAAGACGACATTGACTTACCCTCTACCTCGATCTACCCTTGACTCCAGGACGTATCCCTCGGCTTTACCTTCCCTCCTAGCTCTCAGATCCCTAATTTCCGCAAGGGTCGATAAAGTCTCTACCAGGTCGTCCAGACCAATCTTAGCCAAACCTGAAACCTTGACTGACGGtacatcaccaccatcttcctcaaggTGAATACCTTCTGCTCCCAATGCTGATTTCACTTTATCAAAGTCCACGCCTGGTTTATCACATTTGTTGATCGCCACCACCAATCCAActttatcaccttcactttTCACCAATTCCAATACTTCTTTCGTCTGGGGCATAACACCGTCGTCGGCAGCTACGACCAATACTACTATATCAGTCACGGATGCTCCCCTAGCTCGCATGGCTGTGAATGCTGCGTGTCCTGGCGTATCGAGGAAAGTGAtagttgatggagatgacGAATTGGTGATGTTCCCTgaaggaaggagggatgaaagtGGGACGGAGAAGGCACCGATATGCTGAGTGATTCCACCTGCTTCACCTGCAGCTACGGATGTATGTCGAAGGGAATCTAGGAGCGTGGTTTTACCGTGATCTACGTGACCCATTATAGTAACTCTGCAACTCTATCAGTACCGGATAACAGGAGAAGCGTAAAAGATGACTTACACAGGCGGTCTGAGAGGGTGTATTTTCCCATCTGCAGTGTCAGGACTACGAACCATCATGACCATCAGCTATACCATAGTGGGTATGGAAAGAGGGGGATCATCTAACGTACTCTGGATAGACATCAAAACTAGCTTCATCGTCCACTACCGGATCAAATCCATATTCGATAGCTATATCACAAGCTTGTTCCGCATTCAACAGGTAGTCCGATCTACGTTGATCCTCCGTCATATCTAACCTTGACATCCTAGTTTGCAGGTTGAACAATTTCACCCCGAAGATCTTGGCTAGGTTGGCTACACTGATCGTACGAGGGATATAAActtgtttctcctcttctatTACTTTGGGTTTGGGACTTTTCGGTTTTCTCATTGATTGACTCTGTGCTGAGATGGTGTTGGGTTGTGAAGGGGAATGGGATCGTTTGGGATTATGATGTGGTCTAGAAGGTAAAgacgcttcttcctcttcacttaATCTAGACAATAATGATCCACCTGAATCCCTCCTATTCTTCCTATGGTGATTATTACTATGTCGTCTTCCAaatacatcttctccttcaccttcttcgccCAATAACACGGGCTCTTCAGGGGTGGCCGAGCTAGATGATTGATCTTCACTATTTTGCGGGGACTGCGGCTGTTGTTGCTTCTCTTTCGATTGTCCCCCTGAACCTAACAAATCACCAAAGGCCGAAGAACCTCTATTACTCCTAGATGAGAAAGCAGTTGCCACCCGCTGTGTACGATCCGACTTCCGCGTCTTGTCGATTATATCTCCAATTCCACTACCGCTACTATTCCCATTTTGATCCTTTCCTTTTGCAGATTTCAGACCGAACCCAGAGGCAAGATTAagatcaccacctccattTCTAGGTCCTTCCCTTGCTACTCCCCATTTTGAGAATCCTTCGCGctgaccttgaccttgacctttgGCAGAAGATGGGGATCGACGATTACTGGGTCCACCGGTATTCGATTCTATTTCCAGCGAATCAGCTAAACCGTTCCGTCCAACGACGAGTGCCAAAAGAAAATCCACTTACCTCTACTTTCCTTTGGTCCCCTGTTGTTCCGCCGTTGGTTCTGACCTTGATTCTTCTTTGGTCCAGCATCATTCCTACTCTGCTGAGAAGGCTTCACCGACCAATCCCGCGCAGGAAGCTTAAATCCTCCCTCGGATTGTTCTGCCGATATCCACGCAGTCGACGCGATTTGCCTTGTACTGCCACCCGAGGACAGTCGATATAGCAGTGGTCTGCAGCACCTACAGGGCGCGGAGGCGATAGACATGTTTCCGATATGGAAGTGATTGGGCGAAAAGCAATGTAAAATCGAGAAAGTTGTGCGGAAAAGTAAGAAATCAGAAAAACTCGGAATGCTGCCTCCACTTTGTGTGACTGATGAAAGCGGGATCAAATAGAGCCAGGAGGAAGCGTGGATGCCACGTTGCTGGCGTCATGCCATCATGAAATGCCACAAACCCGTATCCGGCTGGGCAAGCTACGAGTAAAGGATGATCCAGGGCTATTCCCCCATGCGGGGTTGAGTCAATTATTACCGGTTGTAGCTTCACCTCTCGTATGATCCTCcccttcactcactcactctgcAACATATCAAGCCTTTATCAACCCCTCTCATCTACATCTCTGTACATCTCATActttccttttcatcatccatctgtcACCTTGcatcgatcaatccaatctacATCCCTATCGCTGCCATCACAATGAAATCCGCAGCTATCCTCTGCGCCGCTTTGGCAGCCGCTGCATCAGTCGAGGCTGGTGTCCATCGGTAAGTCCGGGTCCATCTTGGCCgcgtcatcgtcatcaccatcgttGCCACCCCGCACCGATACCGACACTGACCAATGCTTTTCACCTTAGAATGAAGCTTGAGAAGATCCCTCTTACTTCGACCTCATTGCTACCTGATGCATCCCACGTCAGACCATCACCAGAACAAGAGGCT
This window harbors:
- a CDS encoding translation initiation factor IF-2, encoding MSIASAPCRCCRPLLYRLSSGGSTRQIASTAWISAEQSEGGFKLPARDWSVKPSQQSRNDAGPKKNQGQNQRRNNRGPKESRESNTGGPSNRRSPSSAKGQGQGQREGFSKWGVAREGPRNGGGDLNLASGFGLKSAKGKDQNGNSSGSGIGDIIDKTRKSDRTQRVATAFSSRSNRGSSAFGDLLGSGGQSKEKQQQPQSPQNSEDQSSSSATPEEPVLLGEEGEGEDVFGRRHSNNHHRKNRRDSGGSLLSRLSEEEEASLPSRPHHNPKRSHSPSQPNTISAQSQSMRKPKSPKPKVIEEEKQVYIPRTISVANLAKIFGVKLFNLQTRMSRLDMTEDQRRSDYLLNAEQACDIAIEYGFDPVVDDEASFDVYPDPDTADGKIHPLRPPVVTIMGHVDHGKTTLLDSLRHTSVAAGEAGGITQHIGAFSVPLSSLLPSGNITNSSSPSTITFLDTPGHAAFTAMRARGASVTDIVVLVVAADDGVMPQTKEVLELVKSEGDKVGLVVAINKCDKPGVDFDKVKSALGAEGIHLEEDGGDVPSVKVSGLAKIGLDDLVETLSTLAEIRDLRARREGKAEGYVLESRVDRGRGNVATVLVTRGILKTGSSIVAGQTWCRVRQMQDDKGKPIKEALPSTPVSITGWKDLPSAGDELLEAIKGEDEAKKAINNRKRDEERKRLMADVEQINLKRKEERMRLEAEAAALEALESGEAPTGQDQVKPKEEEKKFLRLVIKADVSGTVEAVVGSLEHIGNKEAGVKVVHTGVGEVSESDITLAEASDATIVGFNVPASRSIQTSAKSLQVPLHLESVIYRLIDTVRSKVAGLLPPKIEYSVKGEATVQQIFEINIKRKQTIKIAGCRVNNGIINRLEGIRVLRGPNRDVVYEGKIETLKHLKKEVGEVRKGMECGIQLEEFDEIREGDEIVGFTKVEVPREL